The nucleotide window GGAACAACTCAATGCAATATTGTGTTATTCCTCCGATTGATTGTGCTAGGTGTACAATCTTCTACTCCATAAAAACTAGTTTCAGTGTGTCTGCGGAGAATAGACTGGGTTCTCTACCCCATCTACCACGTACTGAACACACGTGAACCTGTAACAGCGAAACCGATACGGGCGATTGGTTAGAGATACGCCGAGTCCCAGCGCGAGGGACGGCGCTTATTCCCGCAGTTGTTACAGATGACTCTTCCCATCGAGTCCATCGACACCTCGAAACTCTCGCAGTTGCCACAGAAGTAGCCGTACCGGTTTGCGCGTTCCTCGTCGACGTAGCTGACGTAGAACGGTGCCTGTGAGCCGCGGTCGCTCTCGTCGAATGCCACGTAGACAGTCCTGCTGTCTACCGTACGAGGGTCGAGAGGGGCTGCGACCTCGTCTTCGGTTCCGAGGAACTTTTCGAAGACTCGTTCGTCGTACTGTTCCGAACCGAGGTCGATACGACGACTATCGACTTCCTCGTAGCCGTGGTGTTCGTAGAAGTCGGCCCCTAGTTCGTTGAGTTCGAGGACTTTTCCCGTCAGACGCGCGGCTCCGTGGTCGACGAGACCTTCTTCAGTCCGGGTAAGGAGCCGAGCCCCGATACCGCGGTCTCGGTGCTCAGGGTGGACGTGTAACCAACTGATTTGACCGGTAACGTCTCCTTTGCCCCTGAGATAGCTCTGTGAGAACGCGACGATGTCGCCGCTATCGTCACAGACGAGAAAGAGTGTGTTATCGTCGTCGAGTTCGGCTGTGAGTTCATCGTCGCCGTACCACTCCTCGACCGAGCTCTCGATGAGCGTTTCGTCGAGTGCGTGGCCGTACGACGCCACAAGCGAGTCGTGTGCAACTTCTCGGATGCCGTCGGTGTCCGCTGTCGTCGCCTCACGGATGTCCATAGAGAGTGTGTGGTACGATAACATAAAAATGTAGCCGCGGCCAGATGTTTTTCGCGCGGATGGACGATATCTGAGAGCCGAGAACGAGGGCGATGGAACCCCGAAAAAGCGAGCAACAACGGGTGATACGACAGATACCCGCTCACACGACTGCTAGCAGGATAAAGACACCACCCCCGACTCCGGCCGCCACGCCGACTCCTCTGGCTAATCTATCTCCCCATTTAACTACGCGCTCCAGTGATAACAGCACCGTGATAACAGCCATCCACAGGATGTTCATCGACCCGACGACTACCATGACGGCGAACAACGCCCAACAGCATCCCACACAGAAGACGCTGAATCGGAAACTCATCCGTGCTGCCCCGCGAATTCCTGGCTGGTGAAATTCCATCAGAAAGCCGAGTGGCGTCCGGCAGTATTTCAGACACCGGTGCTTGTACGGAGACAGTTGATACGCCGATAGTAACACGAGCGTTCCACCGAACAGAAGCGTACTGTGCTGGTTTGCGATGGTCGCAATCGGTAGTACGGCGTTCACGATGAGTGGGATGATGCCGGTAAGCGCCCAGACGAGTGCATACGTCCCCATGAAAGCACTCACGCGTGCTGCCTTGCCTGCCTTGGTCGTCCCGTCTATCGTTTTGTAGTAGAGTCGGAACAGCGGTACCGACGATGGGTACATCATTGCGACCATCATCACGCCCCACATGACCAGATAGAGGCTGACACCGGTCAGTCCATTCGAGAGTGCCATCGCTTCTGGCGCTCCAGGGTCGGACATGTGGAGTCCCGATACTGACCCCGGCATCGGGAGCCATCGCGCCATGATTGCTACCCACGCGAGGAGTGCGATTCCGTAGGTGAAGAGCGCGACGAACGGCATCTGTCGAAGGCTGAACTGGTCTCGAAGCGAGGTTCGCGTGGGCATTGCGTGGGTTGGCAGATGCGTCAGGTGTTCTGTATCAGGTGTTCGCTAGCTCGAAATCCCCAAGGTACGAGTTGTTCCCGGAGACGTCCCACGCGAAGTCGTCGTCGTACGACACGGTCGCTGTCGTCGACTTCCCGGTCTGCATCTCCCGGCTTTTCGTGAGTGGATGAGGTGAGATGGTCCCGAGTTCCTCATTGAATCCGGGGATGCCGACAACTTCCATGGAGGCGACATCACCGATTGAGACGGAGATATCGGCGTCGTCCCGGATGAAGGTGATTGGGATACTCGTGACCTCCGCGCTTTCGACGTGGGCGTCGGCAACGGCGGCCCAGATTCCTCCGGCCCGGCCGAGGTAGATATCTTCGAGTGCGGCTTGTTGCTCGCCGTCGGCGTCCTCATCGACGAGGAGCACGATGTGCCACGCGACATCGGGGTCGAACATGACTCCCTCGTCCGTATACACGAGCATTCCTACCGCCAACCCGCCCAAGTCGACATCTCCATAGTGTCCGTCTTGGATGTCCCACGCGAGTGAAACCGTGCAAACATCGCCGTCAGGTGGTTCTAACCAGATACACTGACACGCGATATCGCAGTTGCATGCTTCAACGTAATCGCCTGTAAGGTGCCATTCTTCGGTCATCGTAGTAATGGTGTGTCATATGTCATCATTAATCATATTAAGTCTACTGTCAGTCGTCGTGAGGACCACTCAGTTGGTTTACTGGCATCACCGACAACGGTGGGTGCTCAGTTGGGCGCGTTCCGGCCCGGCTTCCCCACTCCGGCCGAAGTCGGGCTCACTCCAATCGCCCCCCGAGGTGGATCAGTCAGCCACTCCTTCGAGAGTGTCCTCTAAATGTGCAACTGGGTATCGCAGCCACCGCAGCGATGTCCTTGTTTCGTCTAATAGCACCCCACTGTTTCCGGAGTAAAGCCTCTATTCATGCCTTCACACACTGGAATTCGGCGATAACCGCTAGCGAGGAAACTACAGTTGTAACGTTATATCTGTGTGGCCTCCAGTAAGTCAACTCTCCCGATTCGAACCTCTCGACCACTGAAGTGACCTCCAGTGTGACACCGCCGAAGAAAGGAATCGTCGGCTCGATTAGCGCCTCGAGTTTGGTATATCCCAACTACAGGCTCATGTCGTTCGGAGACGGACATATGTATGTGACAAAGGACACACGCAGCAACATCACTGGCTTACCAGACGACCTCGGAATCGGGGACGACCTGACACGGTCACAGCAGCGCGTCTCGATTCACGTCGACACCCGCAGGTACGGAAAACCCATGACCGTTGTCGAAGGACTCGACCTTCCGCGCGGCGAACTGGAGTCCCTCGCGTCGACCTTGAAACGCCGCCTCGCAGTTGGCGGGACGATTTCCGATGCGGGTACTATCGAACTCCAAGGCGAACACAGCGACCGTCTCGAAGCAGCACTCCGTGAGGAAGGCTTCGACGTACTGACCTAATCGGTCACAGCCATCTATGCGAATACACTCACCCATATATTTGGCACGCGGTAACGATGGGCAAGAAATAAACGGATGGTTCCCGAATCATCAGGGGAATATGCAAGCAACCGAGCGCCCAACGTTCGAATCTGAGGCCAGCAAACGGATTTATGAGTACGTTGAGCGACACGGGACCGCGAAGCGGAACGTGCTCCTCGATATCGCTCCCGTTTCGTCCGACGAATTCCAAGTCGAGCTTGATCGCTTGAAGTCGAGAGGGTACCTGGAAGAAGACGGTGGAACGCTCCAGTTAGCGCTCAAAGTCGGTGCGATCGAAGAGTACGAGTCCGACGTCGGGGTGGTCACTATCCGACCCGCCCGCCAGCAGGATTTCCAGGGTCTCGTCGACACCATTCGAGACGTCACGGCGGAGGAGACGTACGTCGTCGCCGAAAGTATCGCCGAACAACTCCTCTACGAGGAGACAGTCACGCGCCATAATCAGATAAAGTCTCGCGTGTTCTTCATCGCCGCAATTGACGACGAAGTCGTCGGCTGGACGCACCTCGACCTCCCCCAGTTAGCGAAGGTTCAGGAGACCGCACAGCAGACTGTTGGTGTCAAAGAGGAGTATCACGGCCACGGTATCGGCAGTCAACTCCTGCAGCGAGGACTCGATTGGGCTGAGGCAAACGGCTATCGGAAGGTCTACAATAGCATTCCAATGACGAACGACCGTGCCATGGAATTCCTCGGTGCGCATGGCTGGGAGACTGAGGCGATTCGCAGAGACCATTATACGATCGACGGCGAGTACGTCGACGAAGTGATGATGGCGTATCGATTCTGAGTTGCAACCTGCTACTCCTCAGACTCCAACACGCCAGATAGTGAACGAGTGGTGCGTCGGTCCCGGTACGTGAGCACTGAAGCAGCTGTGAACCACGCTTTCAGGAAGTGGACAGACGCTTTACGCCAAGCCCGAGTGAGCCACCGAGTGTTCCGAGGATAAGTGCGGCAATCAGTCCGACAACGCCGGCCCATACGACTCGGAAGAGTGGGCCTGGCGGTTTTCCAGTGATGCCGACTCCACCGAGATGAATTCCGAACCCTGCTTCGAGGGCGAAAGCGAACAGCCACGTTCTCCGTAGCCCGCCATCACGAACAGCAATGAGAGCACTTAGCGCAAGAAGGCCGACAGCAAGAAACTCCCACCGGATAATTTCAACGAGCAGGTCGACCCTCGAAACGACGGTGAAAAAGACAGCCGAACAACTGAACAATCCAACCGCAACTAGCAGTGTTTGAATGCGCTGGTACCGGGAGGGATTAGCCCCACGTAACAACGTCATAGTCTAGTGATTGTGGTTGTCTGACATATGTGTGCCGTGGGTTGTATTCAAATACTGTAAACATATACAATATATAAATTCGTATTACGAATATGGTAGTTGTATATGAATTACTATATTCAAATATTGGCCCTGTTTCACTGGAATCCGGTTCTATACCCTCTCTCGTAGGGTGTCTGAGGGTGATGAGTTCTGTACCGTGAAGTGTCTCGGAGTCAACTCCTGTGGTATTTGCCCTGTACTTCTGTGAAGTCAGATAATGATTCTAAAGTATCGTACTTTGAAGTATCTCCAACGGTTGTCGCCACGACGGGCGAGACCGCGTGGACGTACATGGGTAAATCCGTTCCCGTATCACGTTTCTTTCGGCACGTTCGGAATTCACGTCGCCGCTAGTACTCGGCGTTGCATTGACGATTGTCGTGTGAAGGGTCGCCCACGGTTTTGTAACGTCACGCACCCTACATCAGTGCGATGACCGAGACAGAACATCCGCACGGTAACGAGACCGACATCATCCTGTACGGTGGGAAAGGTGGCGTCGGAAAGACGACCTGTGCGGCGGCGCACGCCCTCGCACTTTCGAAGCAGAGGGAGGGAAAGACGCTCGTCGTCTCGACCGACCCTGCCCATTCACTCGGCGATGCTTTCGAACGTGGGCTTAGTGGGGAGCCTACGGAGATTACTGACTCGTTGAGTGCTATCGAAGTTGACTCCGAAACCGGACAGAAGGCCTACCAGCGTGTCGTCGAGGCTCTCGCCGACGAGTTTCGCGACGCCGGGTTACGGCTGGGGGACGACGATTTGGAGCGGCTATTCGAGTCCGGACTCGTCCCCGGTGGCGACGAGGTGGCCGCACTGGAGTACATCGCCCGCTACGCTGACGCCGGGTACGACCACGTCGTGTTCGATACTGCGCCAACTGGACATACACTCCGTCTACTCGACCTGCCTGAGGTGCTCGGAGAGACACTCGGTGTTGCTGGTGACGTTCAACGACGCGTCCGACGGACTGCACAGGCGGCCAAGAGCGTGTTCCTCGGGCCAGCGGCGTACTGGGGCGCAAGTGGCAACTCTGACGAGATGGTGTCGCTGCAAGAGCGTGTGGGTTCGGTTGGTGAGTTGTTGCGTGACCCTTCGCGGACCAGTTTTCGCGTGGTGCTCACTCCAGAGCGGATGGCGATTGCTGAAGCTGAACGGTTAGTTGAGAGACTCGGTGAAGCGTCGGTTTCGGTCGACTGTGTAGTGGTAAATCGTGTCTTCGAGAATTTCGAAGAGTGTCGTTGTGAACGATGTCAGCGTGATGCTGAGCGACATCGGAAGCGCGTAGAAGAGATTGAGGAGCGGTTTTCGTTGCCGCTCCGGCGTGTGCCACAGTTGGAGGGTGAGGCACAGGGCGTAGCTGCGCTTGAGAGATGTGGGGAGTATCTGATGAGGTAGTCAGTTAGAATATATTAGAAAAATATTAAGTTAAAACTATTATATTGTTTCATACATTGACAACTCCGCGTTCTCTCTCCCCCTTGGAAGGTCTATAATAGTGGATATCTGTCTGCATACTCAGTTTCCGGCTGTTTTCCTGTCCTAAATCTAAAGCGACCACTGAGCCTCAGAGTTCAATCGGCTATCTCAGCACATCTGTATCAGAATGGAATCATATAGAGTTCAAATTATTAATATGTTTATCACCGGACGGAAAGCCTACCCTGTTATGGCCGCGAGTAGCGGTCTCAGCCGAGCAGTCGGACAACTGGTCCGAGAAAGTGAAGATAGGTGGCGAGAAATGAAGTAGTTGGAATTTCAACAAGACTGTATGGCAAATACCGTCCTCATTGATGGTGTCCGGACACCCCACGGAACACTGCTCGGAGCGCTCGCTGATGTTGCGGCTGTTGAACTGGCACGGACGGCAATCGACGGCTTGCTCGACCGAACCAGCGTGCCTGCTGACGAGGTTGAATGGGTTTCGCTCGGCAATGCCATCCAGGCCGGTATTGGGCAGGTCCCAGGGAGACAGGCGGTAGTCGAGTCGACCCTCCCAAACGACACGCAGACCACGACGGTGAACGAGGCCTCCGGGTCTGGAGTCCGTGCCATCACGCTCGCAGCCGACCGGATTAGTGCTGGACGGGCTACGTTCGCCATCGCCGGTGGCTTCGAGTCGATGACGAACGCCCCGTGGATACTTCCCGACTACCGTAAGGGGCGACGATACGGCGACGTCACGATACGTGATTCGATGATTCTCGACTCGTTGTGGGACGTGAACCTCGACGTGCACATGGGTGAGATCGCAGAACGACTCGTCGACCGGCACGACGACACGTACGACCTCTCCCGGGAGGCACAGGACCGCTACGCGCTCGAGAGCCACAAGCGGGCCGCGGCAGCCATCGAGGCTGGTGACTTCGACGAGGAAATCGTCCCCGTGGAGACGCCAGACGGCCGCGTCGAACGTGATGGGGGACCGCGGCCGGATTCGACGATGGACGACCTCGCAAGCCTCCCCAGCGCGTTCCGTGACGACGGAACCGTCACCGCCGCCAACGCCTCGAAACTCTCAGATGGCGCGGGCGTCGTGCTCCTGGCCGCCGACGCCGCTGCTCAGGAGATGGGCGTCGATCCGATGGCCGAACTAGTCGACTACCGCATCGTCTATCGCGACCCCGACGAGTTCAACGAGGCGGTCGGTGACGTCGTCGAGACGGTGCTCACCGAGAACGATCTCACGGTCGACGACATTGGGACCTGCTGGATAAACGAGGCCTTCGCTGCGCAAGCGGTGTACGTCATGGAGCGGGTCGGTATCCCCCGTGAAAAGATGAATCCCCGGGGCGGGGCTATCGCGTTTGGCCACCCTATCGGTGCCTCTGGAGGCATGATTACGGCGGCAATGGCCCACGAACTCCACGCCGAGAATCTGGAATACGGGCTCTCAGGGATGAGTATCGGGGGCGGCGGCGCTATCATGTCGCTCTGGCGTCGTCGCTAACCACCTGCCCGGTAGGAGAGCCACTCGATTTCTGTCGTTCCGAGAAACGACCGGGGCGAGGTCAGGCATCGAGCAACTGCGCGACCGCATCGACATCCGTGAGGTACGCAATCTTGTGGCTCTCACCGTTATACCGGTCAAGGCGGACTGTCCCAAACCAGTCGGGGAGTCTAGAGGCGAGGAACCCGTCGCCAATGGTTACGTCGGATATGTCTTCTCGGGGAATCGACCACTGTGCCTCGCTAGTTAGTGTGTTGTGGGCGACGACAGCGTCGGGATACACACGATAAACGAGGTGCCCGCCCACGATCCATCCGACGGCGAGTTGTGCAAGCACTCGAACGGCGACGACAACCGCGGCACCAGCCACAACGCCGATAGCTGGACCGTGGGGAGTACCGAATAAGTTACTGCCAACCAACATCCCTGTCAGTCCGCCGAGGAGGACGAAAAAAAGCGTAGGCCCGAGGAACGAAGAGAGCACACCGACGAACACCGAGGTGGTGAATTCGGCGCGTTGGTCGGTGTGGAACGCTGCGACTGGTTCACCGTCAGGGACCTCGACCGTAGATTCCTCGCCGGCCGTTTTGTCGATGAACATCGCCGACTGGACGAAGCCGGGGTTTCGGAGTTCGAGGACGTCGTACACGACTTTGGAGCCGACGAGTACGAGTCCGAGTTCGACCCGAGTGACACCGGCCGCCTCGACAACCCCAACGACGAACGGCGCGACGAACGCGAGGATGAACAATAGCGCCAGATGCGTTTTGGAGACACCACCGGTCGCGGAGACTGTCTCGTACTCGCCTGACTGGAACCAGTCAACCAGTTTGAATAGTTGGCTGACGAGAATGGCAAGCACGCCGAGGGCGGCCGACACTGGCAGTACGAACGTCTCGACAACCGGGGTAACGACGCCAGTCAACATGAGCCCCCCAAACGGCCAGAATGCGACAAGCGGGATCAGCGTTAGCAGGGTATACGGGACGTTCTGCGGATACACTGGGGGAAGCCAGCGGGCGGGGCGAAAGCCGCCTCGAACGTCCGCGAGGATTTTGAGCGGAAACGGTGCTCTCGTCCCCGTCGGTCTGTACTCTTTGGAGGGTGGTAACGCGGCAAACAACGATTGGGCGGCTTCCCGGGTGACGGCGACTCCCGCCTCGAACCAGTAAAACAAGAGGACCAAGTGCGGGTCCCAGCTAAATTCGAACACACCCATGAGCAACACCAGGTTCGAGAGTGCCATCACGGACAGTGTCCGTCGGTACTTGTTGACGTCCATCCTGTGAAAGAAACACGAGATATGACGCATGAAAAACTATCGATACGACCGGTGTCTGTTGATTTTCGTCTTGGTTTCGATTTCCGGTGATCGACACCGTTCGTTGTGGAGTTTCTGATACGAAACTACCCCATCGTTAATGTAAATAGAGAATCAAATATCGAGTATGGAGGGAGAGTTGCTCGTCTACGGGTCGTACGGGTACACGGGGTCGCTAATCGCACACAGGGCCGTCGCCGACGACGCATCACCGACGATTGCGGGGCGACGAGCCGAACCACTCGAACAACAAGCGACCGAACTCGGCGTTGACCACCGCGTGTTCAGTCTGGAGCAGCCAGCAATCGTCGAAGACCAACTCGCGGACGTCGACGCCGTGTTGAACTGTGCAGGTCCGTTCGTGACTACTGCAGACCCACTGGTGGACGCCTGTCTCGAAACCGGAACCGACTATCTCGACATCGCCGGACGGGTCCAAATACTCGAAGCCGCTGCCAAGAGAGATGCCGACGCCGAGCAGGCTGGGATTACTGTCCTCCCTGCCGTCGGTTTCGACGCGGTGCCAACGGACTGTCTCGCCGCTATCCTCGCCGAGGAAGTCCCGAACCCCGACCGGCTAACGATGGCGATTGATGGTCTCGGGACCTTCTCTCCGGGAACAGTGAAATCGATTATCAAAAGTCTGGACCGGTCGGGTGCCGTCCGTGAAGACGGAGCGGTTCGGAGCGTTCCGGTCGCGTGGAAGACCCGTACGTTCGACTTCGGCGTTGAAGAGAAAACCGGCGTAACCGTTCCGTGGGGAACGGTCTCGACCGCCTACTATTCGACCGGCATCGAGAACATCGAGACGTATGCGACGGTCCCAGACATCGCGGTCAAAGTGATGCGCCGGATTCGTCCCCTCTCCCCGCTGCTGTCTTCGTCGCTCCTGCAGAGACTTCTCGTATCCGCCGTGGACCGAGTCGTCTCGGGACCGACGCCGGACCAACGCGCCCAGAACACGAACCGAATCTGGGCAGAAGTCACGAACGACGATGGGAGCCGGGCTGTGGCACGGCTTACGACGCCCGATACGTACGAGTTGACAGCGGCGACAGCCGTCGAGTCGGCACGCCGTGTTCTCGCGGGCGACGTCGAACCGGGATTCCAGACGCCGGTTTCGGCGTTCGATTCCGACTACGTAACCGAATTCGACGGCGTAACGCTAAACCGCGAAGAATCCGTCTGAACGCCGCGGTGACTTCGATAGTACTGCCGTCGCAGCCGGGTTAGTCGCTTCGCTCGGGTTCGTCGATAGCTCGTACTTGCACAGGTCGGATACGGACGACTACCCGAGGGTTCGGTTCGTCGTCGAGGTTCGGATACTCCGGCACGTCCATGAACTTCCGGGCGATGTGATGGACGTGTTCGACAGCGCCGTCTTCGGTTACACCGACGACCTCTCCGCTAATCGAGAGGTACCGGTACGGGTCGTCCGGATCGGTTACCGACACCCCAACGTTGGGATTGTTCCGGATGTTGCGTTCTTTTCGCCGCCCGCGCATGGTGTTGAACAGGACGTGTTCGCCGTCGTACTCGGCAAAGACAGGTGTGACGTGTGGCATGCCGTCGGGGAGGACGGTCGCGAGCTGTACGGGTGCACCGCGTTCAAACAGGTCCTGGAACTCCACGGGAATCGACGCCATACCCTAAGATTTCGTGTGCTACGGGTGAAAGGGTTACCCGTTGAAGAGAGATACTTCGTCGGGACAGGTGGTGAGAAGGACTTCAAGGCCTCTCTCGACGGAATTTATGATCAAAAGATATGTGTGTTCGTCACATATGCTGAGACAGCGAGTGATATCCGAATCTCCCACCCGCAGGACGATCGTCACAGTGGTTGCAGCAGCGCTTGCTGGCTGTACCGGAGACGGTGATGGTGATACGCCGACGTCAACGCCGATATCAGATAACTCAACGCTCGGCGACACCACGCCGATGGGGGATTTGCGGCTCACCAGTCCAGCCTTCGAGGATGGCGAAGCGATTCCGCGGAAGTACGGCCACGACGCCCAGAATATCAACCCGCCACTGTCGATTGAGAAGGCTCCACCAGAAACCCAGTCGCTGACGCTTATCATGGACGATCCCGACGCGGTTGACCCTGCCGGTAAGGTCTGGCTTCACTGGATTGTCTGGAATATCCCACCCGCTCGCACAGACATTCCCGAAGCTTGGAAGCCTACAGAAGCCATCGAGGGAACCAACGACTTCGGCAATCGCGACTACGATGGCCCCGCTCCACCTGATGATCGACACACCTATCGATTCAAACTGTACGCTCTCGATACGACCCTCGGCCTCCCACGAACGGCGAACAAACGTACTGTCGAAAAAGCCATGCAGGGCAAGCGGTTGGCACAAACGGTATTAAAAGGGACATACGCACCCTAAGGCCAGTTTGGCAGCTGATGTCAGTACGGAGAATCAGCGTCGGGCTCGTTCCGTGACTGCATACAATTGCTGTCGGTGACAATCTGTGGAATGTGTCCTCTGCATCTCGTCCGCCATCCGTTTGCGTGGCTTCTTCAGGCCTGTCTCGATTATTGTGTCAGTCTCAGCAGATCAGAGTAGCGGTAGAGGACCAGCACCCAATCACAGCTGGGTCGCGTGTTCGGTACGAACGGGAGACAGGTCTGCGCTACGAGGTCGATGCACACCACCCGAGTGGGGAACCTTCCTTCGCTCCACTACACAAAACCGACTGATGATGAGCCGTGATGTCAGTCGCTCACAGTGGTTTCGGATAAGCGTCTGCTTGGTGCGATGCACAAACCAGCCTAACCCAGTGAGCTGGCATGTCCTTTAGTGCGTTACCACCTATAATCTAGTATGTTGGTGAGTCGACGCCCGTGGAAACGACTGCTACTCGGACTAGTTGCAGTTTTCGCCCTGTACGGAATCGTCGCCCTCCCCTCGCTGTACGGCGACTTCCTCTGGTTTGCCGCCTTGGGATACGACTCCGTGTTTCTCACGATTCTCGCGTACTGGACTGTTTTGTTCGTCCTGACCGCGGGAATCAGCTTCCTTGTTCTCTCCACCAACTACCGTATCGCCACACAGAACCTCCGACGAATCGACGCTCCTGCACCGCCGTGGACCTATCGGGCAGGTATCGTCGTCTTCTCCGTTCTCATCGGCCTCATCCACGCGTCGGCGTGGGATACCGTTCTCCGGTTTCTCCATGCCACCCCGTTCGGCGTGGCCGACCCGATCTCCGGACGGGATGTCGCCTTCTACGTCTACACGCTGTCGTTTCTGAACCTTGTCGTGGGGTATCTCCTCCTCGTCGCCGCGGCGGGGACCGTCCTGTCGCTGTCGCTCTACAGCCGTCAGTTCGTCGCCACCGCTGGAACAGTCTCTGACAGCGGGAACTCCTCCGATGTCTGGGCTTACTTATCGTATCTCAGAGAGTACGCCTATGCGCACGTCACGACCAATGTCGGGGTCCTGATGGTCCTGCTGGGTGCCGTGTTCGCCCTTGACCGGTACGAGCTGTTTTTCTCCCCCCGCGGTGCCGTCTTCGGGGTCGGGGCCACCGACCGGACAGTGTTCTTACCCCTCCTCGGACTTCTAACCGTGACCGCTCTCATCGGCGGTCTCGTTGTCCTTGCTAACACGCGGTTTCAGGACGCCCGTGCGGTGTACGTACCCATTGCCCTGCTGGTCGGGTTCTTCCTCGTTGGCAACGCCGCTGGAGCCATCTATCAGGGCTTCGTCGTCGAACCGGACGAACTCAACAAAGAGGAGAAGTACATCAAAAACGAGATCGAGTTTACCAACCGGGCGTACGCACTTGACCGAATCGAAGAGCGTGAGTTCCCCGTCTCCGAGACACTCACCCGGGAACAGATCGACGATAATCGGGGGACCATCGATAACGTGCGGTTGTGGGACCCCAGACCTCTCTTGAAGACGTACAACGAACTCCAAATCTTCCGGACCTACTACCGGTTCACTGACGTCGACATCGACCGGTACGAAGTAGACAACCAGGAGACGCAAGTGATGGTGTCTGCCCGCGAAATCGAATTTCGGGCACTTCCACCCGAGTCGCAGACGTGGGTCAACCGACACCTCGTCTACACCCACGGATTCGGCGTCGCCATGTCCCCCGTCAGCACGGTCACGGCGGACGGCTTACCCGCATTCTACATCAAGGACATCCCG belongs to Haloferax mediterranei ATCC 33500 and includes:
- a CDS encoding YbhB/YbcL family Raf kinase inhibitor-like protein is translated as MGDLRLTSPAFEDGEAIPRKYGHDAQNINPPLSIEKAPPETQSLTLIMDDPDAVDPAGKVWLHWIVWNIPPARTDIPEAWKPTEAIEGTNDFGNRDYDGPAPPDDRHTYRFKLYALDTTLGLPRTANKRTVEKAMQGKRLAQTVLKGTYAP
- a CDS encoding saccharopine dehydrogenase family protein; this encodes MEGELLVYGSYGYTGSLIAHRAVADDASPTIAGRRAEPLEQQATELGVDHRVFSLEQPAIVEDQLADVDAVLNCAGPFVTTADPLVDACLETGTDYLDIAGRVQILEAAAKRDADAEQAGITVLPAVGFDAVPTDCLAAILAEEVPNPDRLTMAIDGLGTFSPGTVKSIIKSLDRSGAVREDGAVRSVPVAWKTRTFDFGVEEKTGVTVPWGTVSTAYYSTGIENIETYATVPDIAVKVMRRIRPLSPLLSSSLLQRLLVSAVDRVVSGPTPDQRAQNTNRIWAEVTNDDGSRAVARLTTPDTYELTAATAVESARRVLAGDVEPGFQTPVSAFDSDYVTEFDGVTLNREESV
- a CDS encoding PPOX class F420-dependent oxidoreductase, which gives rise to MASIPVEFQDLFERGAPVQLATVLPDGMPHVTPVFAEYDGEHVLFNTMRGRRKERNIRNNPNVGVSVTDPDDPYRYLSISGEVVGVTEDGAVEHVHHIARKFMDVPEYPNLDDEPNPRVVVRIRPVQVRAIDEPERSD